In Trichomycterus rosablanca isolate fTriRos1 chromosome 5, fTriRos1.hap1, whole genome shotgun sequence, the sequence tatttaaaaaaatccttgTTGTTACCGATTTTGAATGTACATTCATGGGGAAACATGCTTTTTGACAACAGGATAGGTTTATCCTAGGACTTGCTGGGTACCCTTGACTGTTTAAACCATTTTAAGTCCAGCGGCAATTGTGAATGTATAATAAACATTGAGTGTTGGTTTCAAGGTGACAGTTACAGTCCTCTGTGGTAAAACAGCTCCATATCATTAGTTGAAGTCTGCAACTCCTTTTCCACGTACTCTGTTTTAATCTAAATGAaaagataaaacaaataatttaagaaGTTGAAAATAATGTAGATTTGGATACAATTAACATCTGTGTATCTATGGATTAACAATTATCACAACAGTTTGATGCAAGTTACCTTGCCAACTTGTGGAAATAGACTGAAGGACACAGGGATCATCAGGCCAAGGACAACCGCAGTGCTAATGTGTCTAACAGGAGCAAACAGCATTGGGTTCCTCTGGACAAATTTTGCCCTGAGTGAAAATAAACATATCATTAGATACCAAGTCACCCATGACTGAAAGTCAACAAGTCCTGACTAGAATAGATATGAGCAGCGCAGTACCTTtttaaaagaaagagcagcagaatGGGCACAGTTGCAGTGGTACCAAAAAGAGTTGCTCGGGATATGGCAGTCTCTCTTACCGCCTTAGAgacaaaatgatttttattaccAGTAATGCAACATATGACTTCCATATATTACACAAGGTCTGGGTGGTTCCAGCAGTGGTAAAAATCATGCATTATGGTCCACATACATGCATTCATTAATGTATAGTAAAGGTAAAAGTACAAAATTACAGGCCACATTTTATACGGGCTGTGGTAGCTCCACCGTTAcggtactggcctagtaatcagaaggtttatGCTACAGGTCACTAAAAAGGTGGACCACCAGACTCTCGaacagttttttttccccatgGGCCATAAGAACACTAAATATGCAAAACCAAATAAGCTTACTGAGTAATAACCCCACAACACAGTAGCTGTTTGAACAATGTGCAACAATGTGTCTCCTGGTGAAACTGCTGCTATAGATGTATCATTGTAATTATTGAAATCTATTGTCTGTCCTTGCACGTATCACATGGTCTGCCTGTTACATGTCTGAATGTCCATCTGCACTATTGTACTCTTATGTTTGTCTTTAACTGTTTGCACCTTGGGATAGCCAACGTAATTTCGTTATATGCTCcatataatgataaataaagctttttgaTTCTgatttcaagccccaccaccaggtGTGACTGTTGGGCATAAATTGTAAAAGGGTCCTGTGAGTTGAGCTGTAAAAGCATTTTGCTGACAGAGTTTGGAGCCAATTTCCCCATTTAGAGAATCAGTACAaaccaataatttttttttatttttttttttattttagcacgtccaatttcgtcccatctatcatcctctcattagtgcggattcctgctcctgattgtcgggctgacgaggccgttccatgcctcctccgaaacgtgcacagccaatcgaccatcttatcacccacacttgacgagtgcatcgtggcagagtactgtgtacggaggatcacacactccgccacaccccctcccgtctccatacaggcgccaccaaccagccagcagagggcgcaaccgccccgttcctgagagagcatcccctacggtctcaagtcccgccccccacccggacaacaggccaatcgttgtccatagccgcccagcctcgaccgtgaaggcagagctgtattcgaaacgacgctccttcgaaatccagctctggttgcagcgcgtgtcttttaccgctgcgccacctgagcagccaacCAATAAATTTTTTAACTAATAAATGTTAAGGAAATTCCTATTATGATGGAAGAGCCTTCTTCCAGGAGATTTCTTTCGTGTTCCCATTCGCAGGGCACGAGGGGGTCACTGTATGGTTTAATATGTATTaaaactatgtaaatcacatgCTATGGCCTTTACAGTCACAAGTTAAACACTTGTGGAAGCTTTTGAACCTCCTTGACACCACACTGTACCAGTATCATCAAAAACTAACTATAGCGCCCAGGTGGGgcagcgagatattccgctagcacaccagcaccgagattctgaactcctcggttcgaaactcggcattgccactggtcggctaagcgccatctagcgggcataattggcagtgcctgcagagagggatgaccggaatatgtgggaggggtctttaaacgctgtgtaaggacccatgATTGGCGAATAGAGGGGCCtttgcagagtgcatgggtggaaaagggttccgatAAGGGCTGCGGGGGGTCgtcggaggtgtgagcagcaatatacccacctcaacaaaaaaaaaaatcggggctccccagcagcggaagacaaactgactacactaattTGGGAGTATAATTTAACAATGTTTAGAATTTATGTCAAGGCACAGTGAAGTCGATGGTATTGCAACAGCTTACTAAGAAACCAtcacacatctgtacatttatattgatacattttttttatgtaattccTTTTGGGTTTGATGAAAAcactggcttttttttttataaaatgtgtttgacAGAATCCTTACCTTAGATCCTGCTTCCTTTGATGTACCAACTAAATTCCCATTAGAGTCAAAGACTTTAATTCCATTTTCTGATTCCTCACTCCTCACCACCAAGACGCTGAAGGCAGCAAGACAAGCTAAACAGTGCATAAGaataatcatttatataaatttaAGTGTAAATGCAAATCATTGTCCAAATGTAGCCAATTGGAAGGCTATTGTCACT encodes:
- the sfxn4 gene encoding sideroflexin-4 isoform X2; its protein translation is MLSLTSVHADTGALIHPVFRPHAFLPISVPLVVASFVPHKGVPPALFWHFLLQGYSAGFNHANRNKTTTTENKTTLKQSVLIMGTVAYSTVAGALPQIILQRLQLSSVSAQAFCRSVLPIPLSACLAAFSVLVVRSEESENGIKVFDSNGNLVGTSKEAGSKAVRETAISRATLFGTTATVPILLLFLLKRAKFVQRNPMLFAPVRHISTAVVLGLMIPVSFSLFPQVGKIKTEYVEKELQTSTNDMELFYHRGL